One segment of Halomonas sp. TD01 DNA contains the following:
- the era gene encoding GTPase Era: MSQTCGFVAIVGRPNVGKSTLMNRILGQKISITSRRPQTTRHQVMGIKTVEETQFIYVDTPGMHIMSKDRNKAINRFMNQAATQALRDVDCVVFIIDRTRWTDEDQAVLKRLEHVKAPVILAVNKVDRLNDKGDLLPWLAEVGARREFAAVVPISAKHGTQVDTLEQEVAKYLPESVHFFPEDQVTDKSLRFMAAELVREKVMRQLGDELPYQMTVEIEEFRETERVTHISALILVERQGQKVILIGENGDRIKSIGREARLDMERALGTKVMLNLWVKVKRGWSDDERALKSLGYDLD; encoded by the coding sequence ATGAGTCAAACCTGCGGCTTCGTGGCCATCGTTGGGCGGCCCAACGTAGGCAAATCAACCCTCATGAACCGGATTCTAGGGCAAAAAATTTCCATTACCTCGCGTCGCCCTCAAACTACGCGGCATCAGGTCATGGGTATTAAGACGGTCGAAGAGACGCAATTCATCTATGTTGATACGCCTGGCATGCACATCATGTCAAAAGACCGTAATAAAGCGATCAACCGTTTTATGAACCAAGCAGCAACGCAGGCGTTGCGTGATGTTGACTGTGTAGTGTTTATTATTGACCGCACCCGCTGGACGGATGAAGACCAAGCTGTGCTAAAACGGCTTGAGCACGTGAAAGCACCGGTGATTTTAGCGGTCAACAAAGTAGATCGTTTAAACGATAAGGGTGATTTGTTGCCCTGGTTGGCTGAAGTAGGTGCACGTCGTGAGTTTGCTGCAGTAGTCCCTATTTCTGCCAAGCACGGCACTCAAGTTGATACGCTTGAACAGGAAGTTGCCAAATACTTGCCAGAGAGCGTTCACTTTTTCCCAGAAGATCAAGTCACTGATAAGAGCTTACGCTTCATGGCGGCTGAGCTGGTGCGTGAAAAAGTGATGCGCCAACTGGGTGATGAGCTTCCGTATCAAATGACCGTGGAAATCGAAGAGTTCCGTGAAACCGAGCGCGTGACCCATATCAGTGCCTTAATTCTGGTCGAGCGCCAGGGCCAAAAGGTCATCTTGATCGGTGAAAATGGAGATCGTATTAAAAGCATTGGTCGCGAAGCGCGCTTAGATATGGAGCGCGCCTTGGGCACCAAGGTAATGCTAAATCTATGGGTGAAAGTGAAGCGCGGCTGGTCAGATGACGAGCGGGCATTGAAAAGCTTGGGTTACGATCTCGATTGA
- the recO gene encoding DNA repair protein RecO, whose translation MSAEPAFLLHRRPYRETSALVDLLTLNYGRIRAVAHGGQRPGSKSRQRLQPFTPLFVSWRGERELKRLMLMESRGQTALLAGEGLLCGLYANEIATRLLPLELAAPEVFAFYSALLEALPAPADRALALRRFEWALLETLEATPRFCTYDGGVLDPQTRYRFDAASRAFAPAEQGIEGRTLRYIDQGDWQPVGLASALKAVMRAALAPHLGATALRSRELMLDLARRRQR comes from the coding sequence ATGTCGGCAGAGCCAGCGTTTTTACTGCATCGCAGGCCTTACCGTGAAACCAGTGCGTTGGTGGATTTGTTAACCCTTAATTATGGCCGTATCCGCGCCGTTGCCCATGGTGGGCAGCGGCCAGGTTCTAAGTCGCGTCAGCGGCTGCAACCCTTTACTCCGTTGTTTGTGTCGTGGCGAGGTGAGCGCGAGCTAAAGCGATTAATGCTGATGGAGTCGCGAGGCCAGACGGCACTGCTTGCCGGAGAAGGGCTGCTCTGCGGCTTATATGCGAATGAAATAGCCACACGTCTACTTCCTTTGGAGCTTGCAGCGCCAGAGGTTTTTGCATTTTATAGCGCGCTGTTAGAAGCATTGCCAGCTCCGGCGGACCGCGCCTTGGCGCTGCGACGTTTTGAGTGGGCGCTGCTGGAGACGCTTGAGGCAACACCACGCTTTTGCACCTACGATGGTGGTGTTCTCGATCCTCAAACGCGTTATCGGTTTGATGCAGCAAGTCGTGCTTTTGCACCTGCAGAGCAGGGCATAGAAGGTCGGACGCTGCGCTATATAGATCAAGGCGATTGGCAGCCTGTTGGCTTAGCAAGCGCTTTAAAAGCGGTGATGCGGGCAGCGCTTGCCCCTCATTTAGGCGCTACCGCTTTACGCTCCCGAGAACTAATGCTCGATTTGGCCCGCCGCCGACAGCGCTAG
- the pdxJ gene encoding pyridoxine 5'-phosphate synthase, translated as MHPPRILLGVNIDHIATLRQARGTRYPDPVQAALLAEEAGADGITVHLREDRRHIQPRDVRLLAEVLNTRMNLEMAVTEEMLALAEEIRPAHVCLVPEKREELTTEGGLDVVGGFDLIADACRRLSAIGCDVSLFIDPEEAQIDAAIRAGAPTIELHTGAYAEAKPGSEAAIAEYERLSAAAIHAVSAGLVVNAGHGLHYHNVEAIAALPGVNELNIGHAIIARALFVGLKDAIQEMKRLIIAGQEAGLMAALDAHEHEHEHGHEHEHNGCCSH; from the coding sequence ATGCATCCTCCGCGGATTTTATTAGGCGTTAACATCGATCACATTGCGACGCTGCGCCAAGCGCGTGGTACTCGTTACCCTGATCCAGTTCAAGCGGCGTTGTTAGCAGAAGAAGCGGGCGCTGATGGTATTACGGTTCACCTGCGTGAAGATCGCCGCCATATTCAGCCTAGAGATGTTCGCCTATTAGCAGAAGTGCTCAATACGCGTATGAATTTAGAGATGGCTGTCACTGAAGAAATGCTGGCGCTGGCTGAGGAAATACGCCCGGCGCACGTGTGTTTAGTGCCAGAAAAGCGTGAAGAGCTAACTACAGAAGGGGGCTTGGACGTTGTTGGCGGTTTTGATCTTATTGCCGATGCTTGCCGGCGTTTGAGCGCTATTGGCTGCGATGTATCGTTATTTATCGATCCTGAAGAAGCGCAGATTGATGCGGCTATACGCGCAGGGGCGCCAACGATTGAGCTGCACACGGGAGCCTATGCTGAAGCAAAACCTGGCAGTGAAGCTGCTATTGCTGAATATGAACGCCTGAGTGCAGCGGCCATTCATGCTGTTTCTGCTGGCTTAGTAGTTAATGCCGGCCATGGCTTGCACTATCACAACGTTGAGGCGATTGCTGCGCTGCCGGGTGTTAATGAACTCAACATTGGTCACGCCATTATTGCTCGTGCGCTTTTTGTTGGTCTGAAGGATGCTATTCAGGAAATGAAACGCTTGATCATTGCTGGTCAAGAAGCCGGTCTAATGGCGGCGTTAGATGCTCATGAGCACGAACATGAGCACGGACACGAACACGAACACAACGGTTGCTGCAGCCACTAA
- the acpS gene encoding holo-ACP synthase codes for MIVGIGSDIARVERFTKAVKRHGPRFAQRILGPEEQTVWQAKGQPVNYLAKRFAAKEAYVKALGLGLRSGMQWGDIQILNDSLGKPSLQLSGEALRLFQSSGASVAHITLSDEADYAVAFVVIER; via the coding sequence ATGATTGTCGGAATTGGGTCGGACATCGCCCGAGTCGAGCGCTTTACTAAGGCAGTAAAACGTCATGGGCCACGCTTTGCCCAGCGAATTTTAGGACCTGAAGAGCAAACTGTTTGGCAGGCAAAAGGTCAGCCCGTTAACTATTTGGCAAAGCGTTTTGCAGCCAAAGAAGCGTATGTTAAAGCGCTGGGGCTTGGCCTGAGAAGCGGTATGCAATGGGGCGATATTCAGATCCTCAATGATTCGCTGGGCAAGCCAAGCCTACAATTGAGCGGTGAGGCACTTCGCCTGTTTCAAAGCAGCGGTGCCTCTGTCGCCCATATAACGCTCAGTGATGAAGCCGATTACGCGGTGGCATTTGTAGTGATTGAGCGCTAG
- a CDS encoding ATP-binding protein encodes MSLNTRLLFALLGFPLLVYAVMAVLLVVQSETTGRDMLKERLVSAGELLAPSLGNAMVDGDLPRLEAIARQLLEHKGLRAVTLFDEQGSRLLVLGHSIPPPPRLNAPNSTTLTMDETIWRLQVPLTTSHGQQFNLTNTGWLEAEMDIRTLKLERYKLIASLSLGGMLLGLLLFLVAFAISRYATRPIEEANQALYRLSRGDYRPFIATARPTEFRQLAEHINGLAEHFRQAQHDMQSQIEQATSELQESMETIEEQNIKLDLAHRSALRANAVKSEFLANMSHEIRTPLNGIIGFCRLLGRSSLDTRQTEWLEHVHRACDNLLMLVNDVLDFSKLEADRLTLEEVDIDLVSLVDEVVGLHAPEAQRKRLHLVAMVYDDVPSTLCGDPLRIHQVLNNLTSNALKFTPKGEVIIRVMLDSQEGQHVVLRISVSDTGIGLSDEQQNQLFSAFSQADPSHSRQFGGSGLGLTICRQLVQRMGGEISVDSEPGVGATFSFTLPLLADMTNERPQELSLDDSIIRLHEPHLPTRNVLEHLIERWGATAVSFIESGNEQLLVLSLAHDDFIGERKTYWQSVIAQASCPTLILANATSFELPLWELPNGGDMLCKPFTRAQLVATFKQLLEPATDTIPTNTQTVKALPSPTLTVLIVDDNAPNRELLKAMLENDHLNIVLAASGQEALDYARQHEADMVLMDIRMPDMDGVQTTQALRRINNSWARCPIIAVTAHVLSDERQQWLAEGLDDVLVKPINETQLQQQFQRFLGITLPTSPLLEIPQKAPAAGYTPASLPVIDLELGTRLAGGKPEFAKEQLKRLIDSLSECEQQIRSAFEESNLTVLLDHVHALNGASRYCGAPELALTVETLETRLRTGGLGQAENLLDELFTAIKRLREQRDALNER; translated from the coding sequence ATGTCTTTAAACACGCGCTTACTCTTTGCGTTACTCGGATTTCCGCTTCTTGTCTATGCCGTCATGGCAGTATTGCTGGTGGTGCAAAGCGAAACCACTGGCCGTGACATGCTAAAAGAACGTTTAGTAAGCGCTGGTGAATTACTGGCCCCAAGCCTGGGTAATGCCATGGTAGATGGCGACTTACCTCGTTTGGAAGCCATTGCCAGACAGCTTCTGGAGCACAAAGGGTTACGCGCAGTGACGCTTTTCGACGAGCAAGGAAGTCGCTTATTAGTACTGGGTCACTCGATACCTCCACCGCCTCGCCTAAATGCCCCTAATTCCACGACACTCACCATGGATGAAACTATTTGGCGCTTGCAGGTACCTTTAACCACGTCTCACGGCCAACAATTTAATCTTACTAATACTGGCTGGCTTGAAGCTGAGATGGACATACGCACGCTTAAACTGGAGCGCTACAAGCTCATTGCCAGCCTTAGTTTAGGCGGCATGCTGCTTGGCCTGCTGCTATTTTTAGTCGCATTTGCGATCAGTCGCTACGCTACTCGCCCAATTGAAGAAGCGAATCAAGCGCTTTATCGCCTATCACGGGGGGACTACCGTCCTTTTATTGCGACTGCCCGGCCTACCGAGTTTCGGCAGTTGGCAGAGCATATCAATGGACTAGCGGAACATTTCCGGCAAGCCCAGCATGATATGCAAAGCCAAATCGAGCAAGCGACCAGTGAACTGCAAGAGTCAATGGAAACGATTGAAGAACAAAATATCAAACTCGATCTTGCTCATCGCAGCGCGCTACGCGCGAATGCAGTGAAGTCCGAATTTCTGGCTAATATGAGCCACGAAATCCGCACTCCTTTAAATGGCATCATTGGGTTTTGCCGTTTATTAGGCCGCTCGTCCCTCGATACACGGCAGACAGAGTGGCTAGAGCATGTGCATCGTGCTTGCGACAACCTACTGATGCTAGTCAATGATGTGCTGGACTTCTCAAAACTAGAAGCCGATCGTCTGACGCTAGAAGAAGTCGACATCGATCTTGTGTCACTGGTAGACGAAGTTGTTGGCCTTCATGCGCCTGAAGCTCAACGCAAACGACTACATTTAGTGGCGATGGTGTATGACGATGTGCCGTCAACGCTTTGCGGAGACCCGCTACGAATCCATCAAGTCCTCAATAATTTAACCAGCAATGCGCTGAAATTTACGCCTAAGGGAGAAGTCATCATCCGTGTCATGCTGGATAGTCAAGAGGGCCAGCATGTTGTACTGCGCATTAGCGTTAGTGACACAGGCATTGGCTTGAGCGATGAACAACAAAATCAACTGTTTAGTGCGTTTTCCCAGGCAGACCCTAGTCACTCCAGACAGTTTGGAGGTAGCGGTTTAGGGCTGACTATTTGCAGGCAATTAGTTCAACGAATGGGTGGAGAGATTTCGGTTGATAGCGAGCCTGGAGTGGGAGCAACGTTCTCATTTACGTTGCCGCTACTTGCGGACATGACAAATGAACGGCCACAGGAGCTCTCTCTGGACGATTCAATCATTCGCTTACACGAGCCCCACCTGCCAACTCGAAACGTATTGGAGCATTTAATAGAACGTTGGGGCGCTACTGCCGTCTCCTTCATTGAATCTGGCAACGAACAACTGCTAGTACTGAGCCTAGCGCATGATGACTTTATCGGTGAGCGAAAGACTTATTGGCAATCGGTTATTGCTCAAGCGTCCTGCCCGACACTTATCCTTGCAAATGCCACTAGCTTTGAACTGCCTCTCTGGGAGCTTCCTAATGGGGGCGATATGCTGTGTAAACCATTTACCAGAGCTCAGTTGGTTGCCACGTTTAAACAGCTATTGGAGCCTGCCACAGATACGATTCCGACCAACACACAAACGGTTAAAGCACTTCCTTCGCCCACATTGACGGTTCTGATCGTTGACGATAACGCGCCTAACCGCGAACTATTAAAAGCCATGCTGGAGAACGATCATCTCAACATTGTGTTAGCTGCCAGCGGCCAGGAAGCGCTGGATTATGCTCGTCAGCACGAAGCCGACATGGTGCTAATGGATATTCGTATGCCTGATATGGACGGTGTTCAAACCACCCAGGCATTGCGACGAATTAATAATAGCTGGGCGCGCTGTCCAATTATTGCCGTGACCGCTCACGTACTAAGCGATGAACGTCAGCAGTGGCTTGCGGAGGGTTTAGACGACGTATTGGTAAAGCCTATCAATGAAACTCAGCTACAACAGCAGTTTCAACGCTTCCTGGGCATAACACTGCCAACAAGCCCGCTTTTGGAGATACCCCAAAAAGCCCCTGCTGCTGGTTACACACCAGCCTCATTACCCGTTATTGACCTTGAGTTAGGCACTCGCCTAGCTGGCGGCAAACCCGAGTTCGCCAAAGAGCAGCTAAAGCGACTGATCGATAGCCTGAGCGAATGCGAACAACAAATTCGCAGCGCTTTCGAAGAGAGCAATCTGACGGTCTTACTCGATCATGTTCATGCACTCAATGGTGCCAGCCGCTACTGCGGCGCACCCGAGCTAGCGTTAACGGTAGAAACATTGGAGACACGCTTGCGTACAGGGGGCTTGGGACAGGCTGAGAATTTACTTGATGAACTCTTTACCGCCATCAAGCGACTTAGAGAGCAACGAGACGCGTTAAATGAGCGCTAG
- the cysM gene encoding cysteine synthase CysM: MNYPTLEDVVGNTPLVRLKRITAGRNNTLLAKLEGNNPAGSVKDRPALSMLSEAEARGDIVPGDTLVEATSGNTGIALAMAAAIKGYKMTLIMPENASEERKQAMAAFGATLISASKEGGMEEARDIADAMIARGEGKPLNQFANPDNPLAHYRTTGPEVWQQTGGEVTHFVSSMGTTGTIMGVSRYLKEQNPAIQIVGLQPGDGASIPGIRRWPKEYLPSIFEAPRVDMTLDIGQQEAEVHMRRLAREEGIFAGVSSGGSLAGALRIAEQAENAVIVFIVCDRGDRYLSTGLFAPEL; this comes from the coding sequence ATGAATTATCCGACGCTCGAAGATGTGGTTGGCAATACGCCATTAGTTCGCTTAAAGCGCATAACCGCCGGTCGTAATAACACGCTTCTTGCCAAACTAGAGGGTAATAACCCTGCAGGTTCGGTGAAAGACCGCCCGGCACTCTCTATGTTAAGTGAAGCGGAAGCACGGGGCGATATCGTCCCGGGTGATACGCTAGTGGAAGCAACCTCAGGCAATACGGGTATTGCGTTGGCCATGGCCGCTGCTATCAAAGGTTACAAAATGACGCTGATCATGCCTGAAAACGCCTCAGAAGAGCGCAAACAGGCCATGGCAGCTTTCGGTGCCACACTGATTTCAGCCAGCAAAGAAGGTGGGATGGAAGAGGCACGAGATATTGCCGATGCGATGATCGCGAGAGGCGAAGGTAAGCCGCTAAACCAATTTGCCAACCCAGATAACCCGCTAGCGCACTACCGCACAACGGGGCCAGAGGTATGGCAGCAAACAGGCGGTGAAGTGACGCATTTTGTCAGTTCAATGGGGACAACGGGCACTATCATGGGAGTGTCTCGTTATCTCAAGGAACAAAACCCAGCGATTCAAATTGTTGGTTTACAACCTGGCGATGGCGCGAGCATACCTGGGATTCGTCGTTGGCCAAAAGAGTATTTGCCGTCGATTTTTGAAGCACCGAGGGTCGATATGACCCTTGATATCGGTCAGCAAGAGGCAGAAGTCCACATGCGCCGCCTAGCTCGTGAAGAGGGTATTTTTGCTGGGGTGTCGTCAGGTGGTAGCTTGGCTGGAGCACTGCGTATCGCAGAACAAGCTGAGAACGCAGTCATTGTCTTCATCGTTTGTGACCGAGGTGATCGCTACCTTTCCACTGGCTTATTTGCCCCGGAGTTATAG
- the rlmD gene encoding 23S rRNA (uracil(1939)-C(5))-methyltransferase RlmD, whose amino-acid sequence MAMLGKRRPPRPASGHSGLVRKPSRKIETKDDTSTTLVVERLAHDGRGVAHNIAGKTVFIDQALPGEHVDVAVHVTRKRYDEAHIKARLTTSEQRVEPPCVYFGQCGGCDLQHLNLAAQRQHKREVVTELMARQGLTLGPIAALDGSSEHYRRRARLGVRVDGQGNVLLGFRAPNSHRLVDIEQCHVLVPALNELILPLRQLLATLESPRLVGHVELLATNEATVVLVRQLKAHDQDMARWQQFAEQQHVSLGTWLGRETPALHWNGAHSGAVPVLQEVLNLDELEIQRASLPTSEHRLASDEAFSLLTLRFSPGDFLQVNAEVNQKMVAQVVAWLKPAPGQQFIDLFAGIGNFSLPLAAAGAKVVAVEGNPAMVERITTNADANQLDVDAQQADLSDARVVQMLLSEHQQIDAIVLDPPRSGAEAVCQVLGSYNIPRVAYISCDPATLARDAAHLVHAGYRVKQVAVADMFIHTAHLETLMLFEYEG is encoded by the coding sequence ATGGCCATGTTGGGTAAGCGGCGGCCACCTCGCCCCGCCTCAGGACACTCGGGACTCGTACGCAAACCGAGCCGTAAAATTGAGACAAAAGATGATACCTCGACAACGCTGGTGGTTGAGCGTTTAGCTCATGATGGCCGTGGTGTAGCACATAACATTGCGGGCAAAACGGTGTTTATTGATCAGGCGTTACCCGGTGAGCACGTCGATGTAGCGGTACATGTGACGCGTAAACGGTACGACGAAGCGCATATTAAAGCGCGGCTCACTACATCAGAGCAGCGGGTTGAGCCTCCCTGTGTTTACTTTGGACAGTGTGGAGGCTGTGATTTACAGCATCTTAACCTCGCTGCACAACGTCAGCACAAGCGCGAGGTGGTCACCGAGCTAATGGCGCGCCAGGGCCTTACGCTAGGCCCCATTGCTGCGTTAGATGGCAGTAGCGAGCACTACCGACGTCGCGCCCGTCTGGGTGTTAGGGTGGATGGTCAGGGTAATGTTCTCCTGGGGTTTCGAGCACCCAACAGCCACCGGTTAGTTGATATTGAGCAGTGCCATGTTCTGGTGCCCGCGCTTAACGAATTAATTCTTCCATTGCGGCAACTACTGGCAACGTTAGAGTCGCCCCGCCTCGTTGGCCATGTCGAATTACTGGCGACCAATGAGGCGACGGTGGTGCTGGTGCGTCAGTTAAAAGCACATGATCAAGATATGGCTCGCTGGCAGCAATTTGCGGAACAGCAGCACGTTTCGCTCGGCACTTGGTTAGGGCGGGAAACACCTGCTTTGCACTGGAATGGTGCGCATAGTGGCGCCGTACCCGTTCTACAAGAAGTGCTCAACCTTGATGAGCTAGAAATTCAAAGAGCGAGTTTGCCAACAAGTGAGCATCGTTTGGCAAGTGATGAAGCATTCAGCCTATTGACGTTACGTTTCTCACCAGGCGACTTTTTGCAGGTAAATGCTGAGGTTAACCAAAAGATGGTAGCCCAGGTGGTAGCATGGTTGAAGCCAGCGCCAGGGCAACAGTTCATAGACCTCTTTGCTGGGATTGGTAACTTCAGTCTGCCGTTAGCAGCCGCTGGAGCAAAGGTGGTTGCTGTAGAAGGCAACCCAGCGATGGTGGAGCGAATTACTACTAACGCTGATGCTAATCAATTGGATGTGGATGCCCAGCAAGCAGACTTAAGTGACGCTAGAGTCGTGCAAATGCTGCTGAGTGAGCATCAGCAAATTGATGCGATTGTGCTGGATCCGCCTCGGAGCGGCGCGGAAGCAGTTTGCCAAGTATTAGGCAGTTACAACATACCCCGGGTGGCCTATATTTCTTGTGACCCGGCAACGCTTGCCCGCGATGCGGCACATCTTGTGCATGCAGGTTATCGCGTCAAGCAAGTAGCAGTAGCAGATATGTTTATACACACTGCTCACCTGGAAACGCTGATGCTATTTGAATACGAGGGCTAG
- the relA gene encoding GTP diphosphokinase — MVKVREDQPLTESGKVDIQQWLARLQEDVRLREPERLLQACELAEQLEREAPQTHRVWLSPGSSFRMGLEMADILAELKLDQPTLEAAVLYRAVREGLMSIDAVTKRFGEEVAKLIDGVLQMAAISYPLAPNHGMGQHNQQENLRKMLVNMVGDVRVALIKIAERTCALRQVKDAPREKCLQVAREVADIYAPLAHRLGIGQIKWELEDLSFRYLHEEEYKAIAKLLAEKRLHRDRYIHDVVETIKSLMEAQNIHHYDVDGRAKHIYSIWRKMKRKRIDFSQVHDVRAVRILVPDVADCYTVLGIVHSRWHHVPNEFDDYIANPKKNGYQSLHTAVMGPENKVLEIQIRTFAMHDEAELGVCAHWRYKGHDTNAKSRSYEEKIAWLRQVLEWQDEVGGFGDLREGLSSDVAPDRIYVFTPDGHVIDLPRIATPIDFAYRVHTEIGHRCRGAKINGRIVPLTYKLKTGQQVEILTATKGGPSRDWLNPSLGYVRTSRARAKIQAWFKYQARDQNLDEGRALFEREMRRLDVEGLDLAKLAGAVNYQNADDMYAALGAGDLRIGQVLHQAQQLFGETDDQEQLDRLLAKPRRQPSKATKSDITVLGVGNLKTSMANCCRPVPGEPIVGFITQGRGVTVHRQDCSNILQLRMEEPQRIIEVEWGERAHTRYPVTIEIQAWDRSGLLRDVTGLLGNEKVNVLAVNTLTDTDEGIARLRITLEVDGLESLGRLFSRIQQLPNVTEVRRLRNADPEKNARKGGA, encoded by the coding sequence ATGGTGAAAGTGCGTGAAGACCAGCCGCTTACCGAAAGCGGAAAGGTGGACATACAGCAGTGGTTAGCGCGCCTTCAAGAGGATGTGCGCCTACGGGAACCCGAACGACTGTTGCAAGCATGTGAACTTGCTGAACAGTTGGAGCGAGAGGCACCGCAAACCCACCGTGTGTGGCTCTCGCCAGGTTCAAGTTTTCGAATGGGGCTGGAAATGGCCGACATACTGGCCGAGCTCAAGCTTGATCAGCCAACCCTTGAGGCTGCCGTGCTATATCGCGCGGTTCGTGAAGGGCTGATGAGTATAGACGCCGTTACCAAACGTTTTGGCGAAGAAGTCGCTAAGTTGATTGATGGCGTTTTGCAAATGGCGGCCATTAGCTATCCACTAGCGCCCAACCATGGTATGGGTCAGCATAACCAGCAGGAAAACCTACGCAAAATGCTGGTGAACATGGTCGGGGATGTTCGCGTTGCACTGATCAAAATTGCTGAACGTACCTGCGCCTTGCGCCAAGTAAAAGACGCGCCCCGTGAAAAGTGCCTACAAGTAGCACGTGAAGTTGCCGATATTTATGCGCCGCTTGCTCATCGGCTAGGGATAGGTCAAATCAAGTGGGAACTTGAAGACCTGTCGTTTCGCTATCTGCATGAAGAAGAGTACAAAGCGATTGCTAAGCTGCTGGCTGAAAAGCGCTTACATCGTGATCGCTACATTCATGACGTGGTGGAAACCATCAAGAGCTTGATGGAAGCCCAGAATATTCACCATTACGACGTAGACGGGCGAGCCAAGCACATTTACTCGATTTGGCGCAAAATGAAGCGCAAACGGATTGATTTTTCCCAGGTACACGACGTGCGTGCAGTGCGCATTTTGGTACCTGATGTGGCCGACTGCTACACGGTACTCGGGATTGTTCACTCCCGTTGGCATCATGTACCCAACGAGTTTGATGACTATATCGCCAACCCGAAGAAAAACGGTTACCAGTCACTACACACCGCCGTGATGGGGCCAGAAAATAAGGTGCTGGAAATCCAGATTCGCACCTTTGCTATGCACGACGAAGCAGAGTTAGGTGTGTGTGCACACTGGCGGTATAAAGGGCATGATACCAATGCTAAAAGCCGCAGCTATGAAGAAAAAATTGCCTGGCTGCGCCAAGTGCTTGAGTGGCAAGATGAAGTAGGTGGCTTTGGCGATCTGCGTGAAGGGCTTTCCAGCGACGTTGCCCCAGATCGCATCTATGTGTTCACTCCCGATGGTCATGTCATTGACCTGCCGCGTATCGCCACACCTATCGACTTCGCTTACCGCGTGCATACTGAAATTGGTCACCGCTGCCGTGGGGCCAAGATTAATGGTCGGATAGTACCGCTTACCTACAAGTTAAAAACCGGCCAGCAAGTCGAAATTTTAACGGCCACTAAAGGCGGCCCCAGCCGCGACTGGTTAAACCCCAGTTTGGGCTATGTGCGCACCTCGCGCGCGCGGGCCAAAATTCAGGCGTGGTTTAAGTACCAAGCTCGAGACCAGAACCTAGATGAAGGGCGGGCGCTGTTCGAGCGTGAGATGCGTCGCTTGGATGTTGAAGGGCTTGATCTTGCTAAGCTAGCCGGTGCTGTTAACTACCAAAACGCCGACGATATGTATGCGGCTCTTGGCGCGGGCGATCTGCGCATTGGTCAAGTGCTTCATCAAGCCCAGCAGCTGTTTGGTGAAACAGATGATCAAGAGCAGTTGGACCGGCTGCTGGCGAAGCCCCGTCGTCAGCCAAGCAAAGCAACGAAAAGCGATATCACCGTGCTGGGTGTTGGTAACTTAAAAACCAGCATGGCTAACTGCTGTCGGCCAGTGCCAGGTGAGCCGATTGTCGGTTTTATTACCCAAGGTCGCGGTGTCACCGTCCATCGCCAGGACTGTAGCAACATCCTTCAATTGCGTATGGAAGAGCCCCAACGCATTATCGAAGTAGAGTGGGGCGAACGCGCCCACACCCGCTACCCCGTTACCATTGAAATTCAAGCGTGGGATCGCTCTGGGCTGCTGCGCGACGTGACCGGACTATTAGGCAACGAGAAGGTCAATGTATTAGCAGTGAACACGCTGACGGATACTGACGAGGGGATTGCGCGACTGCGTATCACGCTGGAAGTCGACGGCCTTGAATCGTTAGGCCGTTTGTTTTCCCGTATTCAGCAATTGCCCAACGTCACCGAAGTGCGCCGCTTGCGTAATGCCGACCCGGAGAAAAACGCCCGTAAAGGAGGTGCCTGA